A DNA window from Argopecten irradians isolate NY chromosome 10, Ai_NY, whole genome shotgun sequence contains the following coding sequences:
- the LOC138333620 gene encoding induced myeloid leukemia cell differentiation protein Mcl-1 homolog: MNSYRHGASGSHLASYKQTYLREQQPNRWYSGDCFSFWTIIPNDSDLTSRMAATEGIQMGTNYPVKGNLFAEIHKQLGLMPGFQGLGQDMSKLDQQTQTPGSATPLEKIRLEAEVIATDVISSFGLEECKKPVDRYCKTMRRTVRELSDRHDIAFKGMVNKLNVDDSNAFPTFVSVVDEIFEDGQINWGRIVAVYTFASRLALHCRSRTPDCDERIALYAGKYVASKLGRWILDNNGWDAFADYFPEQGAMEDKLWKGLVYTAMGLGALATMVATR; this comes from the exons ATGAACAGCTATCGGCACGGAGCCTCTGGTAGCCATCTTGCTTCGTACAAACAGACGTATTTGAGGGAACAACAACCAAACCGCTGGTATAGCGGTGACTGTTTCTCTTTTTGGACCATTATTCCTAACGATTCGGACTTAACATCAAGGATGGCTGCTACGGAAGGAATTCAAATGGGGACAAATTACCCCGTTAAAGGAAATTTGTTCGCTGAAATTCATAAACAGCTGGGGCTTATGCCTGGTTTTCAAGGGCTAGGCCAGGATATGAGTAAGTTAGATCAACAAACACAGACACCGGGAAGTGCAACTCCATTGGAAAAAATCAGACTTGAAGCTGAGGTAATTGCCACAGATGTTATCAGCAGTTTTGGACTCGAAGAATGTAAGAAACCAGTGGatagatattgtaaaacaatgCGGAGAACTGTTCGTGAATTATCAGACCGACATGACATTGCATTCAAAGGAATGGTGAATAAACTGAATGTTGATGATTCAAATGCTTTTCCTACATTCGTATCCGTGGTGGATGAAATATTTGAAGATGGACAAATTAACTGGGGTAGAATTGTTGCTGTTTATACATTTGCATCTCGGTTAGCATTGCATTGTCGTTCTCGTACACCCGATTGTGATGAAAGAATAGCATTGTATGCCGGAAAATATGTGGCAAGCAAGCTAGGGAGGTGGATTCTTGATAATAATGGATGG GATGCGTTCGCAGATTATTTCCCAGAACAGGGTGCGATGGAAGACAAACTTTGGAAAGGACTTGTGTATACTGCCATGGGTCTCGGAGCTTTAGCCACCATGGTTGCCACGAGGTGA